One part of the Pseudomonadota bacterium genome encodes these proteins:
- a CDS encoding anthranilate synthase component 1: MTSAPAPGPGEVRTFASRLPYAPDPVELFGALGAPRPGVVLDSTAREHHLARRSIVLTKAAVTLSCRERTVTLQAHSDNGNAALEHAAGRLADRASTLSKERGKLIADFGPRPDEGLLDTERLQEPSPLDALRAVTTGYTPLGEPEPYAVLAAGVFAYDLIDTVESLPGPRLDPLDYPNFLFWLAEELVIVEHPSETCRVITTVFGGDGDRCEVDHRSHARVVDTLRRLRERPSEAQLPSPPRDRVAGSGPVASFPDLEVSLSDEQYARQVAELKERIFEGEVFQIVPSRVFGLPCPNPLAAYRALRVSNPSPHMFFVAANDHTLFGTSPETAVEVRRQGAERMLRLRPIAGTRGRAEDADEDDRLEAELRLDTKEIAEHMMLVDLARNDAARVCLPGQRSMRQLLGVDRYARVMHLVSTVCGTLRPELDALHALEATLNMGTVVGAPKLRAAELLREVEATKRGPYAGSVGYFTNEGELDTALTIRAALVKEGSARVQAGAGVVADSDPMAEAIETRRKAQALLDALKAVAS; the protein is encoded by the coding sequence ATGACGTCAGCACCCGCGCCAGGGCCGGGCGAAGTCCGGACGTTCGCCAGTCGCTTGCCCTATGCTCCGGACCCTGTGGAGCTGTTCGGCGCGCTGGGCGCACCGCGGCCCGGCGTCGTGCTGGACTCGACCGCGCGCGAGCACCATTTGGCTCGCCGCAGCATCGTGCTGACCAAGGCTGCGGTGACGCTTAGCTGCAGAGAGCGTACGGTGACCCTTCAAGCGCACTCGGACAACGGCAACGCGGCTCTGGAGCACGCGGCCGGACGCCTGGCCGATCGCGCCTCGACGCTCAGCAAGGAGCGCGGCAAGCTGATCGCCGATTTCGGACCGCGGCCCGATGAAGGCCTGCTCGACACGGAACGCCTGCAGGAGCCATCGCCCCTGGACGCCCTGCGCGCCGTGACCACAGGCTACACGCCGCTCGGCGAGCCCGAGCCCTATGCCGTGCTGGCAGCCGGAGTGTTCGCCTACGACTTGATCGACACCGTCGAGTCGCTGCCTGGGCCCAGGCTCGATCCGCTCGATTACCCGAACTTCCTGTTCTGGCTGGCCGAAGAGCTCGTGATCGTAGAGCATCCCTCCGAGACCTGTCGTGTGATCACGACGGTCTTCGGCGGGGATGGGGATCGCTGCGAGGTCGATCACCGGTCGCACGCGCGCGTGGTCGATACCCTGCGGCGGCTTCGGGAGCGCCCCTCAGAGGCGCAGCTGCCCTCGCCCCCCAGGGACAGGGTGGCTGGAAGCGGGCCTGTGGCCAGTTTCCCGGATCTCGAAGTTTCGCTCAGCGACGAGCAGTACGCCCGGCAGGTGGCCGAGCTCAAGGAACGCATCTTCGAGGGTGAGGTGTTTCAAATCGTGCCCTCGCGGGTCTTTGGCTTGCCCTGCCCGAACCCGCTTGCAGCCTACCGTGCGTTGCGCGTGAGCAATCCGAGCCCTCACATGTTCTTCGTGGCCGCGAACGACCACACCCTCTTTGGGACGTCACCGGAAACGGCGGTAGAAGTGCGCCGTCAGGGTGCCGAGCGCATGCTGCGGCTGCGACCCATCGCGGGAACGCGGGGTCGAGCCGAAGACGCGGACGAAGACGACCGGCTGGAGGCGGAGCTGCGACTCGATACCAAGGAGATAGCCGAGCACATGATGCTGGTGGATCTGGCTCGCAACGATGCGGCCAGAGTGTGCTTGCCTGGACAGCGCTCGATGCGGCAGCTCCTGGGCGTGGACCGCTACGCCAGGGTCATGCACCTGGTCTCCACGGTATGCGGAACACTGCGCCCGGAGCTGGATGCCCTGCACGCGCTCGAGGCCACGCTCAACATGGGCACCGTGGTTGGAGCCCCGAAGCTGCGGGCTGCGGAGCTCTTGCGCGAGGTCGAGGCAACGAAGCGCGGACCCTACGCGGGGTCGGTCGGCTACTTTACCAACGAAGGGGAGCTCGATACGGCGCTCACGATCCGTGCGGCCCTGGTGAAAGAGGGCAGCGCGCGCGTGCAAGCGGGCGCGGGCGTGGTCGCCGACTCCGACCCGATGGCCGAAGCCATCGAGACGCGCCGCAAGGCCCAGGCACTTCTGGATGCGCTCAAGGCGGTTGCGTCATGA
- a CDS encoding gamma-glutamyl-gamma-aminobutyrate hydrolase family protein (Members of this family of hydrolases with an active site Cys residue belong to MEROPS family C26.): MKSGCVANKRVLLIDNRDAFTHNLAEALGRLGLEVSVHRNSVSVEQAHKLAQGRLVVLSPGPGRPASAGCLVPLVRRLRGLAPVLGICLGHQAVLEEAGAELVRAAQVVHGKATRLVHDGQGPFSGLPCPLRVARYHSLCVNEVPARFRVHARHEGMAMAISDLASRQIGFQFHPESILTPEGDSLLRNVVRLLMEDTAHA, translated from the coding sequence ATGAAGAGCGGTTGCGTCGCGAACAAGCGCGTCTTGCTGATCGACAACCGTGACGCCTTCACGCACAATCTCGCGGAGGCCCTGGGGCGGCTCGGCCTCGAGGTCTCGGTTCACCGCAACTCCGTCTCGGTGGAGCAGGCCCACAAGCTGGCGCAGGGCAGGCTGGTGGTGCTATCGCCCGGGCCGGGCAGGCCGGCGTCCGCGGGCTGCTTGGTGCCGCTCGTGCGTCGTCTCAGGGGGCTCGCGCCCGTGCTCGGAATCTGCTTGGGGCATCAGGCCGTGCTCGAGGAAGCCGGCGCCGAGCTCGTGCGCGCAGCACAGGTGGTGCACGGCAAAGCCACCCGGCTCGTACACGACGGCCAGGGACCCTTCAGCGGGCTGCCCTGCCCGCTGCGCGTGGCGCGCTACCACTCCCTGTGCGTGAACGAGGTACCGGCGCGCTTTCGCGTGCACGCCCGGCACGAAGGCATGGCCATGGCCATTTCCGATCTTGCATCCAGACAGATTGGCTTTCAGTTTCACCCCGAGTCGATACTGACTCCCGAGGGGGACAGCTTGCTGCGAAACGTGGTGCGCTTGCTGATGGAGGACACCGCTCATGCATGA
- the trpD gene encoding anthranilate phosphoribosyltransferase yields the protein MHEAVHAWIDGQQPPPEATKALFHALVVGKLDDIELCAALVALKARGESAIEIGSAAQAVLEAATPFPRPDGLFADCAGTGGDRLGTFNVSTAVAFTAAAAGLPVVKHGNRSVSSQCGSADVLERLGARIDPAPEVARRALDRTRVCFLFAPSYHPGLRHAAKVRRTLATPTVMNLLGPLVNPARPPIQLVGVYHPRWLEPVARVLSQLGVQRALVVHGGGLDEIALHATTQAIEVGPDGFRPLTLHPRDAGLETAALSDLQGGDPEANAQGLRRLLQGQGPPAQRDSVALNTGALLWLSGRADDLRQGVGQALEALRGEAYRVLERFVEETRG from the coding sequence ATGCATGAGGCCGTTCACGCATGGATCGACGGGCAGCAACCGCCGCCGGAGGCAACGAAGGCCCTGTTTCACGCCCTGGTCGTGGGGAAGCTCGACGACATCGAGCTTTGCGCGGCCCTGGTCGCGCTCAAGGCGCGGGGCGAGTCGGCGATCGAAATCGGATCCGCCGCACAGGCTGTTCTCGAGGCCGCAACGCCCTTCCCGCGCCCGGACGGGTTGTTCGCGGACTGTGCGGGTACCGGAGGGGATCGGCTGGGCACCTTCAACGTCTCTACCGCGGTCGCCTTCACGGCGGCCGCCGCGGGGCTGCCGGTCGTCAAACACGGAAACCGCTCGGTCTCGTCCCAGTGCGGTTCAGCAGATGTGCTGGAGCGCCTGGGCGCGCGCATCGACCCGGCACCCGAAGTGGCCCGGCGCGCGCTCGATCGCACGAGGGTCTGTTTCCTGTTTGCCCCAAGCTACCACCCCGGCCTGCGCCACGCGGCCAAGGTTCGGCGTACGCTGGCTACACCTACCGTCATGAATCTGCTCGGCCCCTTGGTCAATCCCGCGCGACCACCAATCCAGCTCGTGGGGGTATACCATCCGCGCTGGCTCGAACCGGTCGCACGGGTGCTCAGCCAGCTCGGCGTGCAGCGTGCACTGGTCGTGCACGGAGGGGGACTCGATGAAATCGCGCTTCACGCGACTACCCAAGCGATCGAAGTCGGCCCCGACGGGTTTCGCCCACTCACCTTGCATCCACGCGATGCAGGCTTGGAGACGGCTGCGTTGTCCGACCTGCAAGGAGGCGACCCCGAGGCCAACGCGCAGGGCCTGCGTCGCCTGCTGCAGGGCCAGGGGCCGCCGGCCCAACGCGACAGCGTGGCACTGAACACGGGCGCCTTGCTGTGGCTGAGCGGTCGTGCGGATGACTTGCGGCAGGGAGTGGGGCAGGCCCTCGAAGCACTCCGGGGCGAGGCGTATCGCGTGCTTGAACGTTTCGTGGAGGAAACCCGTGGCTGA
- the trpB gene encoding tryptophan synthase subunit beta, giving the protein MSSNSVTAKGKNSAESPRAGGSPGRFGAFGGAYVPELLVPALEQLEQAFRDALLDPAFTGELDSLLRSYAGRPTPLYRCRNLVDAREGEIYLKREDLVHGGAHKTNQVLGQALLARRMGKGRLIAETGAGQHGVATAMVGALLSFRVRIYMGAKDMERQHLNVLRMRLMGAEVVPVRYGDATLKEAVGEALRDWSDSYPDTHYLLGTAAGPHPFPTIVRRFQEVIGAEARSQYLELTGQLPEAVVACVGGGSNAIGIFSAFIDDPEVQLVGVEPYGRGSDLGSHAASLARGRPGILHGTSTLVLQDDEGQIGSTHSVAAGLDYPAVGPEHVHLQASRRARYIGARDEQAIEAFTKLAAKEGIIPALESAHALAGALQLMQEEGIKRVLVNLSGRGDKDLGQFEEFHQQRAKDKTRCSS; this is encoded by the coding sequence ATGTCGAGCAATAGCGTCACCGCGAAAGGTAAAAACTCCGCAGAGTCCCCGCGAGCCGGCGGCTCGCCAGGCCGCTTTGGAGCCTTCGGAGGTGCCTATGTGCCCGAGCTCCTGGTGCCCGCCCTCGAGCAGCTCGAACAGGCCTTTCGGGACGCGCTCCTCGACCCTGCCTTCACCGGCGAGCTCGATTCGCTGCTCCGCTCCTACGCGGGAAGACCCACGCCGCTCTACCGCTGCCGCAACCTGGTCGATGCACGCGAGGGCGAGATCTACCTGAAACGGGAAGACCTGGTGCACGGGGGCGCCCACAAGACCAACCAGGTGCTCGGCCAGGCCTTGCTCGCGCGGCGCATGGGCAAGGGGCGCCTGATCGCCGAGACCGGCGCCGGGCAGCACGGCGTCGCCACGGCCATGGTGGGCGCCCTGCTCTCGTTCAGGGTCCGCATCTACATGGGCGCCAAAGACATGGAGCGCCAGCACTTGAACGTGCTCCGGATGCGCTTGATGGGGGCCGAGGTCGTGCCTGTACGCTACGGCGATGCCACGCTGAAGGAAGCGGTTGGCGAGGCGCTGCGCGATTGGTCCGACAGCTACCCCGACACCCACTACCTGCTGGGCACGGCAGCCGGACCGCACCCCTTTCCGACGATCGTGCGTCGCTTTCAGGAGGTGATCGGAGCCGAGGCCAGATCGCAGTACCTCGAGCTCACGGGCCAGCTGCCCGAGGCCGTGGTCGCGTGTGTGGGCGGCGGCTCGAACGCGATCGGTATCTTTTCGGCTTTCATCGACGACCCGGAGGTCCAGTTGGTCGGTGTCGAGCCCTACGGCCGCGGCAGCGACCTCGGCTCGCACGCGGCTTCGCTGGCACGCGGTCGACCGGGCATCCTGCACGGTACCTCTACCCTCGTCCTGCAGGACGACGAAGGGCAGATCGGCAGCACCCATTCGGTGGCGGCCGGGCTCGACTACCCCGCGGTGGGTCCGGAGCATGTTCATCTGCAGGCCAGCAGGCGCGCGCGCTACATCGGCGCCCGCGACGAGCAGGCGATCGAAGCATTCACGAAGCTCGCTGCAAAGGAAGGCATCATCCCCGCGCTCGAGTCGGCCCACGCCCTCGCGGGTGCGCTGCAGTTGATGCAAGAGGAAGGCATCAAGCGCGTGCTGGTGAACTTATCGGGGCGCGGGGACAAGGACCTTGGA